The following proteins are encoded in a genomic region of Cryptomeria japonica chromosome 11, Sugi_1.0, whole genome shotgun sequence:
- the LOC131079903 gene encoding uncharacterized protein LOC131079903, whose protein sequence is MASLDSIMDENERRFLSRATALRRPVTDRQNLPTSSENSGPSNTKKRNAKPNNNKIMAPSSSKRKRGEEKDDSAGNEEERKKSKDEGEREESNVVVEIEMVKNHVKNLIGDYVRTMLSEENELFTKENEIMIDRFINELSKENQKHQDCIMKMANYTKLASFNMPAISNSYYISTEMLEEPLTNLEMEKLKQKWRQQKALELEATIKRFALMQEEIQMKMARIRTVLNDNSF, encoded by the exons ATGGCTTCTTTAGATTCCATCATGGATGAAAATGAAAGGAGATTTTTAAGTAGAGCTACAGCGTTAAGAAGACCTGTCACCGACCGTCAAAATCTCCCGACATCTTCAGAAAATAGCGGGCCATCAAATACTAAGAAGAGAAATGCAAAGcccaacaataataaaataatggcGCCTTCATCATCGAAGCGTAAGAGAGGAGAGGAAAAGGATGACTCCGCTGGCAATGAGGAGGAAAGGAAAAAATCCAAGGATGAAGGCGAAAGGGAGGAGTCGAATGTTGTGGTAGAG ATTGAAATGGTAAAGAATCACGTCAAGAATTTGATTGGGGATTATGTCAGAACCATGCTAAGCGAAGAGAACGAACTGTTCACCAAAGAGAACGAGATTATGATTGATAGGTTTATAAATGAGTTGAGCAAAGAGAATCAGAAACACCAGGACTGCATTATGAAGATGGCCAACTACACAAAGCTAGCTTCTTTCAATATGCCGGCTATTTCTAATTCCTATTACATAAGCACCGAGATGTTGGAAGAGCCATTGACCAATTTGGAAATGGAGAAACTAAAACAGAAGTGGCGCCAGCAAAAAGCCCTTGAGTTGGAAGCTACGATTAAGCGATTTGCATTGATGCAAGAAGAAATACAAATGAAGATGGCCCGAATTCGTACGGTTTTGAATGATAATAGTTTTTAA